The Festucalex cinctus isolate MCC-2025b chromosome 10, RoL_Fcin_1.0, whole genome shotgun sequence region CACGTGAACATGTATCGGAAACGATCCCTCAAGTGTAACGTGTGAGTCACGTCCGCAATCGTTTTGACCCTGTTTTGTGCGTAGTTGTCCGAGGTGGACTTTGTGGACTCGCTGTTGTCCTTGGAGTTTGGCGACGAGCTCAACCAGAGCCTCCTACAGGTGACGCTGGATCATTACGTTTCTTTATTGACGTCTCGAAGATTGTGTCTGACCTTGCCGATTTCGTGAGAAGCGAATGATTGATCGGTAATTGATTTGTCGCATCGGCAGATGTACCAGCAGCATCGCGGCGAGATCCGCAGCATCTTGAGTCTGGTGCCTTCCAGCTTGCCCGCGTACCACAACCTGGAGTGGAGGCTCGACGTGCAGGTGAGTGTGTACGTCCGAGTACACTTGTGCGATAATGTACACGTCTGTCGCGCACGTATGCATGCACGTCTCATCCCGATCGTCCTGCGCGCACACTCCCCAGTTGGCCAGTCGCTGCCtccgccagcaggtggcgcccACGTTGGCCACCCGGCTGCATCTGACACACGGGGGAGCGCGCGGATCCGGCGCGGAGCAGCCGAGCAGCCGGCGGGTTCTCCACGTGGACCTGGCCACCCTCCTGCACCTCATCTCCATCCTGGAGGGGGCGCTAGCCGCCTTGAAGAGCACGCACACGCGCCGCATCTTGCGGAACGTCAAATAACTCAATTATCCGTCTACTAGTACACTattttgtcctcactagtaacACACAATTCAGCACGCTAGTACACTAGTAACATTTTTTACGTTACTAGTGCCACTTTTGGTCTACTAGTGCAAGGATCTGCTACTAGTGCATTTTTTGACATCACTCGAGCGGACCATTTAACGCACTACTAGCATATTTTTCATGGTAAGTGCCAATTTTGGTGACCAGGATATCCATCAAAGTCCATGTACTATTAATTTCTTTTTGTGCCTTACAAGTGACCTTTTCCACTACGAGTGCCACTTTTGGCCGATTAAAAATGATATCCACTTCATCAAGGTCcatgtacactctaaaaagagaattgttgaaccaatttaacaCACTTGTAGAATAACTAGAGCGTACTAATAAaatgatctatatatatgactggctagccgataggccaagacttttgtggTGGCGAGGCGGCCatgttgctcctcccaagaaatgttttttttttttttgccatttactTTCGAGCTGACGAACTTA contains the following coding sequences:
- the commd2 gene encoding COMM domain-containing protein 2; this encodes MRISFFCRAKFDFWKILKVTFGVNMLLVLSEEHKEHLNFLNKVDAAVVGEFGRIALEFLRRGISPKVYEGAARKLSVPVEAVRHGVEGLMYLMTQSSKHMLSEVDFVDSLLSLEFGDELNQSLLQMYQQHRGEIRSILSLVPSSLPAYHNLEWRLDVQLASRCLRQQVAPTLATRLHLTHGGARGSGAEQPSSRRVLHVDLATLLHLISILEGALAALKSTHTRRILRNVK